In a genomic window of Zingiber officinale cultivar Zhangliang chromosome 9B, Zo_v1.1, whole genome shotgun sequence:
- the LOC122023534 gene encoding calcium-dependent protein kinase 2-like isoform X1, with protein MGKCFSKNTGRPHGDGSGRTNGRSRQKPTPPSYQPQQRQEPKQTAMAAPPQTQYSSHSQQQQQSHPRPQTVTQHTPSPILKPPLTVHDTILGMPFEDVRSLYTLGKELGRGQFGVTYLCTEKATGVRYACKSISKRKLSNKGDREDIKREIEIMQHLTGQPNIVEFKGAYEDRDSVHLVMELCSGGELFDRIIAKGQYSERAAATLCRAIVNVVNICHFMGVMHRDLKPENFLLATKDENAMLKATDFGLSVYIEEGKQLRDIVGSAYYVAPEVLRRSYGKEADIWSAGVILYILLSGVPPFWAETDKAIFTTILQGHIDFQSEPWPSISYSAKDLVRRMLTPDPKKRITAAEILEHPWLRDGEASNKPIDSAVLTRMKQFRAMNKLKKLALKVIAENLSEEEIKGLKQMFTNMDTDNSGTITYEELKSGLARLGSKLSEAEVKQLMDAADVDGNGSIDYIEFITATMHRHKLERDEHLYRAFQYFDKDSSGFITRDELESAMQEHGMGDLATIKEIIMEVDTDNDGRINYEEFCAMMRSGIQQPGKLF; from the exons ATGGGCAAGTGTTTTAGCAAAAACACCGGCAGGCCGCACGGCGATGGAAGTGGAAGAACCAATGGCCGCTCACGGCAAAAGCCAACACCACCGTCCTATCAACCTCAGCAGCGGCAAGAACCGAAGCAGACTGCCATGGCAGCACCTCCACAGACCCAATACAGCAGCCATTCACAGCAGCAGCAACAATCACATCCCCGGCCGCAAACGGTGACCCAACACACTCCCTCGCCCATCCTGAAACCCCCTTTGACCgtccatgacaccatccttggaaTGCCATTTGAGGATGTCAGGTCCTTGTACACGCTGGGGAAGGAGCTCGGCCGTGGCCAGTTCGGAGTGACATACCTCTGCACCGAGAAAGCCACCGGCGTCCGGTACGCCTGCAAGTCCATCTCCAAGAGGAAGCTATCCAACAAGGGTGACCGGGAGGACATCAAGAGGGAGATAGAGATTATGCAGCACCTCACAGGGCAGCCAAACATAGTGGAGTTCAAAGGGGCATATGAGGATAGAGATTCTGTGCACCTTGTCATGGAGCTGTGCTCAGGAGGGGAGCTATTTGACAGGATCATAGCCAAGGGGCAATACTCTGAGAGGGCTGCTGCAACTCTCTGTAGGGCAATTGTCAATGTGGTGAACATTTGCCATTTCATGGGGGTGATGCATAGGGACcttaagccagagaacttcttgcTGGCTACCAAGGATGAAAATGCGATGCTAAAGGCTACTGATTTTGGGCTCTCAGTTTACATTGAGGAAG GGAAACAATTGAGGGACATAGTGGGTAGTGCATATtatgttgctcctgaagttctaaGGCGTAGTTATGGCAAAGAGGCAGATATTTGGAGCGCTGGAGTTATACTGTACATCCTTCTGAGTGGTGTGCCACCATTCTGGGCTG AAACAGATAAAGCAATATTTACTACCATCCTACAAGGGCATATCGACTTCCAAAGTGAACCTTGGCCTTCAATATCATACAGCGCTAAAGACCTTGTGAGGAGAATGCTGACACCGGACCCTAAGAAAAGAATTACCGCAGCAGAAATCCTTG AACATCCATGGCTCAGAGATGGAGAGGCATCAAATAAACCCATTGACAGTGCAGTTCTCACAAGGATGAAGCAATTCAGAGCAATGAAcaagctcaagaagttggcgttAAAG GTCATAGCTGAAAATCTTTCTGAAGAAGAGATCAAAGGGCTGAAACAGATGTTCACTAACATGGATACTGATAACAGTGGCACTATAACATATGAAGAACTGAAAAGCGGGTTAGCTCGGCTTGGTTCTAAGCTATCTGAAGCTGAAGTAAAGCAGCTAATGGATGCC GCTGATGTGGATGGAAATGGTTCTATTGATTACATTGAGTTCATAACCGCCACAATGCACAGACACAAACTAGAAAGAGATGAACATTTATACAGAGCTTTTCAGTATTTCGATAAGGACAGCAGTGG GTTTATCACTAGAGATGAGTTGGAATCGGCCATGCAGGAGCATGGAATGGGCGATCTTGCAACCATCAAGGAAATTATAATGGAAGTCGACACTGACAAT GATGGAAGAATCAATTACGAAGAGTTCTGTGCCATGATGAGAAGTGGAATTCAGCAGCCAGGAAAGCTCTTTTAG
- the LOC122023534 gene encoding calcium-dependent protein kinase 19-like isoform X2 — protein sequence MEVEEPMAAHGKSQHHRPINLSSGKNRSRLPWQHLHRPNTAAIHSSSNNHIPGRKRSLYTLGKELGRGQFGVTYLCTEKATGVRYACKSISKRKLSNKGDREDIKREIEIMQHLTGQPNIVEFKGAYEDRDSVHLVMELCSGGELFDRIIAKGQYSERAAATLCRAIVNVVNICHFMGVMHRDLKPENFLLATKDENAMLKATDFGLSVYIEEGKQLRDIVGSAYYVAPEVLRRSYGKEADIWSAGVILYILLSGVPPFWAETDKAIFTTILQGHIDFQSEPWPSISYSAKDLVRRMLTPDPKKRITAAEILEHPWLRDGEASNKPIDSAVLTRMKQFRAMNKLKKLALKVIAENLSEEEIKGLKQMFTNMDTDNSGTITYEELKSGLARLGSKLSEAEVKQLMDAADVDGNGSIDYIEFITATMHRHKLERDEHLYRAFQYFDKDSSGFITRDELESAMQEHGMGDLATIKEIIMEVDTDNDGRINYEEFCAMMRSGIQQPGKLF from the exons ATGGAAGTGGAAGAACCAATGGCCGCTCACGGCAAAAGCCAACACCACCGTCCTATCAACCTCAGCAGCGGCAAGAACCGAAGCAGACTGCCATGGCAGCACCTCCACAGACCCAATACAGCAGCCATTCACAGCAGCAGCAACAATCACATCCCCGGCCGCAAACG GTCCTTGTACACGCTGGGGAAGGAGCTCGGCCGTGGCCAGTTCGGAGTGACATACCTCTGCACCGAGAAAGCCACCGGCGTCCGGTACGCCTGCAAGTCCATCTCCAAGAGGAAGCTATCCAACAAGGGTGACCGGGAGGACATCAAGAGGGAGATAGAGATTATGCAGCACCTCACAGGGCAGCCAAACATAGTGGAGTTCAAAGGGGCATATGAGGATAGAGATTCTGTGCACCTTGTCATGGAGCTGTGCTCAGGAGGGGAGCTATTTGACAGGATCATAGCCAAGGGGCAATACTCTGAGAGGGCTGCTGCAACTCTCTGTAGGGCAATTGTCAATGTGGTGAACATTTGCCATTTCATGGGGGTGATGCATAGGGACcttaagccagagaacttcttgcTGGCTACCAAGGATGAAAATGCGATGCTAAAGGCTACTGATTTTGGGCTCTCAGTTTACATTGAGGAAG GGAAACAATTGAGGGACATAGTGGGTAGTGCATATtatgttgctcctgaagttctaaGGCGTAGTTATGGCAAAGAGGCAGATATTTGGAGCGCTGGAGTTATACTGTACATCCTTCTGAGTGGTGTGCCACCATTCTGGGCTG AAACAGATAAAGCAATATTTACTACCATCCTACAAGGGCATATCGACTTCCAAAGTGAACCTTGGCCTTCAATATCATACAGCGCTAAAGACCTTGTGAGGAGAATGCTGACACCGGACCCTAAGAAAAGAATTACCGCAGCAGAAATCCTTG AACATCCATGGCTCAGAGATGGAGAGGCATCAAATAAACCCATTGACAGTGCAGTTCTCACAAGGATGAAGCAATTCAGAGCAATGAAcaagctcaagaagttggcgttAAAG GTCATAGCTGAAAATCTTTCTGAAGAAGAGATCAAAGGGCTGAAACAGATGTTCACTAACATGGATACTGATAACAGTGGCACTATAACATATGAAGAACTGAAAAGCGGGTTAGCTCGGCTTGGTTCTAAGCTATCTGAAGCTGAAGTAAAGCAGCTAATGGATGCC GCTGATGTGGATGGAAATGGTTCTATTGATTACATTGAGTTCATAACCGCCACAATGCACAGACACAAACTAGAAAGAGATGAACATTTATACAGAGCTTTTCAGTATTTCGATAAGGACAGCAGTGG GTTTATCACTAGAGATGAGTTGGAATCGGCCATGCAGGAGCATGGAATGGGCGATCTTGCAACCATCAAGGAAATTATAATGGAAGTCGACACTGACAAT GATGGAAGAATCAATTACGAAGAGTTCTGTGCCATGATGAGAAGTGGAATTCAGCAGCCAGGAAAGCTCTTTTAG